One part of the Roseomonas gilardii genome encodes these proteins:
- the mdcB gene encoding triphosphoribosyl-dephospho-CoA synthase MdcB, with amino-acid sequence MSFIRPLPYALRAEAARIGSLAAHCLVLEVETWPKPGLVSHLDNGSHTDMDADSFRRSAAAIEPFLARLAIAGIEGATMPRLRAIGLEAERAMLFATGGVNTHRGAIFGLGLLCAAAGARLAGASGTLGEVVERLWGEEILGTPSAPDSHGGCAARRYGAGGARREAAEGFPTLYRTGLPALRHGALLASGDDEAARVQSCFALIATLGDTNLLHRGGAEGLAFAQEATRGFLAAGGVGRPGWRAAAAAISAAFVARRLSPGGSADLLAMSLFLRAMGA; translated from the coding sequence GTGAGTTTCATCCGTCCCCTGCCTTATGCGCTCCGGGCCGAAGCCGCGCGGATCGGCAGCCTCGCCGCGCACTGCCTGGTCCTGGAGGTCGAGACCTGGCCTAAGCCCGGCTTGGTCAGCCATCTGGACAATGGCAGCCACACGGACATGGACGCGGACAGCTTCCGGCGCAGCGCGGCGGCGATCGAGCCCTTCCTCGCGCGCCTTGCCATCGCCGGCATCGAGGGCGCCACCATGCCCCGGCTGCGCGCCATCGGGCTGGAAGCGGAGCGGGCCATGCTGTTCGCCACGGGCGGGGTGAACACGCATCGCGGTGCGATCTTCGGCCTGGGCCTGCTCTGCGCCGCCGCCGGAGCCCGGCTGGCGGGCGCGAGCGGTACGCTGGGCGAGGTGGTGGAGCGCCTCTGGGGCGAGGAGATCCTCGGCACGCCCTCCGCCCCCGACAGCCATGGCGGCTGTGCCGCCCGCCGCTATGGCGCGGGTGGCGCGCGGCGGGAGGCGGCGGAGGGTTTCCCCACCCTCTACCGCACCGGCCTGCCCGCCCTGAGGCACGGCGCGCTGCTGGCGTCGGGAGATGACGAGGCGGCGCGCGTCCAGTCCTGCTTCGCCCTGATCGCCACGCTGGGCGACACCAACCTGCTGCACCGTGGCGGGGCGGAGGGCCTGGCCTTCGCGCAGGAAGCCACCCGTGGCTTCCTGGCCGCCGGTGGCGTGGGCCGGCCGGGCTGGCGCGCGGCGGCGGCGGCGATCAGTGCGGCATTCGTGGCCCGGCGCCTCAGCCCCGGCGGCTCGGCCGACCTGTTGGCCATGAGCCTTTTTCTGCGGGCGATGGGGGCGTGA
- a CDS encoding acyltransferase domain-containing protein — MTLALLCPGQGTQHAGMFALTGAAPEAAPVFAAATALLGEDPRHLVQRADAATLHGNRMAQILCGTQQLAAFLALRGALGGRLILAGYSLGEVSAWGCAGLLPPERVLPLIARRAAVMDGAGAPGQGLAYIRGLERQRVEALCAEHGAALAIVNPGLLHVVGGPDAALATLCDAARAAGALRAEPLPVHVASHTHFLAGAVAPFRTAIGEAQPAKRPAPGCRLLSGIDAAPVLDGAQGAEKLAAQLARTIEWAACLQACAEAGASAFLELGPGRALGAMAAEACPGIPARSLEDFRSLDGVRHWLAGFAV, encoded by the coding sequence GTGACCCTCGCCCTGCTCTGCCCCGGCCAAGGCACGCAGCATGCCGGGATGTTCGCGCTAACCGGGGCGGCACCGGAGGCGGCGCCAGTCTTCGCCGCCGCCACGGCGCTTCTGGGCGAGGACCCACGCCATCTCGTTCAGCGGGCGGATGCCGCCACCCTGCACGGGAACCGGATGGCGCAGATCCTGTGCGGCACGCAGCAGCTCGCTGCCTTCCTGGCTCTGCGCGGGGCATTGGGGGGACGGCTGATCCTGGCCGGCTACAGCCTCGGCGAGGTGTCCGCCTGGGGCTGCGCCGGGCTGCTGCCGCCGGAACGGGTGCTGCCACTGATCGCACGCCGGGCCGCAGTCATGGACGGTGCCGGTGCCCCGGGGCAGGGGCTGGCCTATATCCGTGGCCTGGAGCGCCAGCGGGTCGAGGCCCTCTGCGCCGAACACGGCGCGGCCCTGGCCATCGTCAATCCGGGGCTGCTGCATGTGGTTGGCGGGCCGGATGCCGCCCTGGCCACACTGTGCGACGCCGCCCGCGCGGCGGGTGCGCTGCGGGCCGAACCCCTGCCCGTCCATGTCGCCTCCCATACGCATTTCCTGGCCGGTGCCGTCGCCCCCTTCCGCACCGCCATCGGGGAAGCGCAGCCCGCGAAGCGCCCGGCGCCTGGATGCCGTCTGCTGAGCGGCATCGACGCCGCCCCGGTGCTCGACGGGGCCCAGGGCGCGGAGAAGCTGGCGGCGCAACTGGCGCGGACCATCGAATGGGCGGCCTGCCTGCAAGCCTGTGCCGAGGCCGGGGCCAGCGCCTTCCTGGAACTCGGCCCCGGCCGTGCCCTCGGGGCCATGGCGGCGGAGGCCTGCCCCGGCATCCCCGCCCGCAGCCTGGAGGATTTCCGGAGCCTCGACGGGGTGCGGCACTGGCTGGCGGGGTTCGCCGTCTGA
- a CDS encoding tripartite tricarboxylate transporter TctB family protein codes for MNKLTSPQFRDYCSSFILLALGLASAYHAQSYQIGSFTRMGPGFFPLALGLILALTGAMLLGATFLRKMDPAEARGKLVRLPAEWRGWICICLSVVAFAVLGEETGLVPATFACVFIAALGDRENRLHEVLLLAAGVTIAGVLVFWWGLGILFPLFSRNFL; via the coding sequence ATGAACAAGCTGACATCTCCACAATTCCGGGATTATTGCAGCAGTTTCATACTACTCGCGCTCGGCCTTGCCTCGGCCTACCACGCACAGAGCTACCAGATCGGCAGCTTCACCCGCATGGGGCCGGGCTTCTTCCCGCTGGCCCTCGGGCTGATCCTCGCCCTCACGGGCGCCATGCTCCTGGGCGCCACCTTCCTGCGGAAAATGGACCCGGCCGAAGCCCGGGGCAAACTCGTGCGGCTGCCCGCGGAATGGCGCGGCTGGATCTGCATCTGCCTCTCCGTCGTCGCCTTCGCGGTGCTCGGCGAGGAGACCGGACTGGTGCCCGCGACCTTCGCCTGCGTGTTCATCGCAGCCCTCGGCGACCGCGAGAACCGGCTGCACGAGGTCCTCCTGCTCGCCGCCGGCGTCACCATCGCGGGTGTCCTTGTCTTCTGGTGGGGCCTCGGCATTCTCTTCCCGCTCTTCAGCCGGAATTTCCTCTGA
- a CDS encoding tripartite tricarboxylate transporter permease, producing the protein MWQSLQDLGFGFGLALEPYNLFWCFVGVLVGNLIGVLPGTGALTAISMLMPLTYPMQPVPAIMMLAGIFYGSQYGGAIGAILLNLPSHPPHAVTCLDGYPMTQKGKGGTALGLTMMSSFFAASFGILVMIFASPLLVTVAFKFGPTELFSIMLLGLIAGSTMSRGSPIKGFAMTVIGLLISTIGTDVQTGTQRFTFGMPQLTDGIELVSIAMGVFGIADFLRHVNRMKHINSPGSVSLRDMRPSRAEAREAFFPMLRGTLVGTLFGAMPGTGPTITTFIAYALEQKVSRTPQKFGTGMIAGVAAPEAASHSKTQVDFIPTMSLGIPGDAVMALLLGALLIHGIQPGPRLLTEHPDVFWGLIASFWVGNVMLMVLNVPLIGVWVKLLQVPYRFLFPAAIFFIAIGAYSVNNDIFAVYEVLAFGIFGAVFMALDFPIAPILLGYVLGPMVEENFRRSMLLSRGQISTFVTHPISGTILGIIVLLLAAQAFFAIRKRMGKGGDPLPIPPSDVVA; encoded by the coding sequence ATGTGGCAGTCCCTGCAGGATCTCGGCTTCGGCTTCGGCCTGGCCCTCGAACCCTATAACCTGTTCTGGTGCTTCGTCGGCGTCCTGGTCGGCAACCTGATCGGCGTGCTGCCGGGCACGGGCGCGCTGACCGCCATCTCGATGCTGATGCCGCTGACCTATCCCATGCAGCCGGTTCCCGCGATCATGATGCTGGCGGGCATCTTCTACGGCTCCCAGTATGGCGGGGCGATCGGGGCCATCCTGCTGAACCTGCCCTCGCATCCGCCGCATGCTGTCACCTGCCTCGACGGCTATCCGATGACGCAGAAGGGCAAGGGCGGCACGGCGCTCGGCCTGACCATGATGTCCTCCTTCTTCGCCGCCTCCTTCGGCATCCTGGTCATGATCTTCGCCTCGCCGCTGCTGGTCACGGTGGCCTTCAAGTTCGGGCCGACCGAGCTCTTCTCGATCATGCTGCTCGGGCTGATCGCGGGCTCCACCATGTCCCGCGGCTCGCCGATCAAGGGCTTCGCCATGACGGTGATCGGCCTGCTGATCAGCACCATCGGCACCGACGTGCAGACGGGCACGCAGCGCTTCACCTTCGGCATGCCGCAGCTCACCGATGGGATCGAGCTGGTCTCCATCGCCATGGGCGTCTTCGGCATCGCCGACTTCCTGCGGCACGTGAACCGCATGAAGCACATCAACAGCCCCGGTTCCGTGAGCCTGCGGGACATGCGGCCCAGCCGCGCCGAGGCCCGCGAGGCCTTCTTCCCCATGCTGCGCGGCACCCTGGTCGGCACGCTGTTCGGCGCCATGCCGGGCACCGGGCCGACCATCACCACCTTCATCGCCTATGCGCTGGAACAGAAGGTCTCCCGCACGCCGCAGAAGTTCGGCACCGGCATGATCGCCGGCGTGGCGGCGCCCGAGGCGGCCTCGCATTCCAAGACCCAGGTGGATTTCATCCCGACCATGAGCCTGGGCATCCCGGGCGACGCGGTGATGGCCCTGCTGCTGGGCGCGCTGCTGATCCATGGCATCCAGCCCGGCCCGCGCCTGCTGACCGAGCATCCGGATGTCTTCTGGGGGCTGATCGCCAGCTTCTGGGTCGGCAACGTCATGCTGATGGTGCTCAACGTGCCGCTGATCGGGGTCTGGGTGAAGCTGCTCCAGGTCCCCTACCGCTTCCTCTTCCCCGCCGCGATCTTCTTCATCGCGATCGGCGCCTATTCCGTGAACAACGACATCTTCGCGGTCTACGAGGTCCTGGCCTTCGGCATCTTCGGCGCGGTCTTCATGGCGCTGGACTTCCCCATCGCCCCGATCCTGCTGGGCTATGTGCTGGGACCGATGGTGGAGGAGAACTTCCGGCGCTCCATGCTTCTCTCGCGCGGGCAGATCTCGACCTTCGTCACGCATCCGATCAGCGGCACGATCCTGGGCATCATCGTGCTGCTCCTGGCCGCGCAGGCCTTCTTCGCCATCCGCAAGCGTATGGGCAAGGGCGGGGATCCCCTGCCCATCCCGCCCTCCGACGTGGTGGCGTGA
- a CDS encoding ABC transporter ATP-binding protein, protein MSATILEARPAAPMPAPSDTVLEVRDLVTHFPTRAGVVKAVDGVSFTLRRGRTLCVVGESGSGKSVTARSILQIVDAPGRIVGGSMVLHRPDGSSVDLAKLHPRSRQIRAVRGREIAMIFQEPMSSLSPVHTVGDQITEVLRLHLGMSKAQARARCIELLGQVEIPRPEQAIDRYTFEFSGGMRQRVMIAMSLACNPSLLIADEPTTALDVTTQAEILDLIKRLQAQHGMAVMFITHDMGVVAEIADEVLVMYHGKVMEGGPVDQVFHAPQNAYTKMLIGSVLKLEHEAEIRQHRKPIPAEVPPVLDVRNLTMIFGNAKNPVLAVDDVSLQLRPGETLGIVGESGSGKTTMGRCLLRMYQPTAGAIRYRRADGGIVDLATADKEVLAAARREIRMVFQDPVSSLNPRMTVAQIVGEPLLVNRIAKGRELDARVAELLKQVGLNPDWRERYPHAFSGGQRQRIGIARAIALNPRIIVADEATSALDVSLRAQMLDLLMGLQDRLGLSYVFISHDLGVIRYMCDRVAVMYRGKVVETGPARQVCDHPTHAYTQALLSAIPRPDPRARRMHQRFRYVA, encoded by the coding sequence ATGAGCGCCACGATCCTGGAGGCCCGGCCGGCGGCCCCGATGCCGGCACCCTCCGACACCGTGCTGGAGGTGCGCGACCTCGTCACGCATTTCCCGACCCGGGCGGGGGTGGTGAAGGCGGTGGACGGCGTCTCCTTCACCCTGCGGCGCGGGCGCACGCTCTGCGTGGTGGGGGAAAGCGGCTCGGGCAAGAGCGTCACCGCGCGCTCCATCCTGCAGATCGTGGACGCGCCGGGGCGGATCGTCGGCGGCTCCATGGTGCTGCACCGGCCGGATGGCAGCTCGGTGGACCTCGCGAAGCTGCATCCGCGCAGCCGGCAGATCCGCGCGGTCAGGGGGCGGGAGATCGCGATGATCTTCCAGGAGCCGATGTCCTCGCTCTCCCCGGTGCATACGGTGGGCGACCAGATCACCGAGGTGCTGCGCCTGCATCTGGGCATGAGCAAGGCCCAGGCGCGGGCGCGCTGCATCGAGCTGCTGGGACAGGTGGAGATCCCCCGCCCCGAGCAGGCGATCGACCGCTACACCTTCGAGTTCTCGGGCGGGATGCGGCAGCGCGTGATGATCGCCATGTCGCTGGCCTGCAACCCGTCGCTGCTGATCGCGGACGAGCCGACCACCGCGCTCGACGTCACCACCCAGGCGGAGATCCTCGACCTCATCAAGCGGCTCCAGGCGCAGCACGGCATGGCGGTGATGTTCATCACCCATGACATGGGCGTGGTGGCCGAGATCGCCGACGAGGTGCTGGTGATGTACCACGGCAAGGTCATGGAGGGCGGCCCCGTGGACCAGGTCTTCCACGCGCCGCAGAACGCCTACACGAAGATGCTGATCGGCTCCGTGCTGAAGCTGGAGCACGAGGCGGAGATCCGCCAGCATCGCAAGCCCATCCCGGCCGAGGTGCCGCCGGTGCTGGACGTGCGCAACCTCACCATGATCTTCGGCAATGCGAAGAACCCGGTCCTGGCGGTGGACGACGTCTCGCTCCAGCTTCGCCCCGGCGAGACGCTGGGCATCGTGGGGGAATCCGGCTCCGGCAAGACCACGATGGGCCGCTGCCTGCTGCGGATGTACCAGCCGACCGCCGGCGCCATCCGCTACCGCCGCGCCGATGGCGGGATCGTCGATCTCGCCACCGCGGACAAGGAGGTTCTGGCCGCCGCGCGGCGGGAGATCCGCATGGTCTTCCAGGACCCCGTCTCCTCGCTGAACCCGCGCATGACCGTGGCGCAGATCGTGGGCGAGCCGCTCCTGGTGAACCGGATCGCCAAGGGCCGGGAACTCGATGCGCGTGTGGCCGAGCTGCTGAAGCAGGTCGGGCTGAACCCGGACTGGCGGGAGCGCTATCCCCATGCCTTCTCCGGTGGGCAGCGGCAACGCATCGGCATCGCGCGTGCCATCGCGCTGAACCCGCGCATCATCGTGGCGGACGAGGCGACCTCGGCGCTCGACGTGTCGCTGCGGGCGCAGATGCTGGACCTGCTGATGGGGCTGCAGGACCGGCTGGGCCTGTCCTATGTCTTCATCAGCCACGACCTCGGCGTGATCCGCTACATGTGCGACCGGGTGGCGGTGATGTATCGCGGCAAGGTGGTGGAGACGGGCCCCGCGCGGCAGGTCTGCGACCATCCGACCCATGCCTATACCCAGGCCCTGCTTTCGGCCATCCCGCGCCCCGATCCCCGGGCGCGGCGGATGCATCAGCGCTTCCGCTACGTGGCCTGA
- a CDS encoding ABC transporter permease has product MSDAVLGTVDRQSLAVASQWQLVWWAFRRHRLAMIGLVVTAIFYVIALVPGFFAINDPEQQNTRAAYHPPQMIHFIAPDGSFGPFVHPSILKRDPETLEMRYVPDESRVVRLRLFGQGYEYNLLGLFPTRVHLLAPGEPGQVVLPLGADRLGRCVYSRIMQGAQISLSVGLVGVFLSLTLGIILGGVSGYYGGWVDAAVQRAVEFVLSLPSIPIWLAASAALPHDWPATLNYFMITLILSLTGWAQLARVVRGRFLSLRTEDFVAAARLDGASEKRVIFRHMLPSFASHIIASVTLAIPAMILAETSLSFLGLGLQPPTISWGVLLREAQNIRSIATAPWLFAPGVAVVLAVIALNFLGDGLRDAADPYNK; this is encoded by the coding sequence ATGTCAGACGCCGTCCTCGGAACCGTCGATCGCCAGAGCCTCGCCGTCGCCTCGCAATGGCAACTGGTCTGGTGGGCCTTCCGCCGCCACCGCCTTGCCATGATCGGGCTGGTGGTCACGGCCATCTTCTACGTCATCGCCCTGGTGCCCGGCTTCTTCGCGATCAATGATCCGGAGCAGCAGAACACCCGCGCCGCCTACCACCCGCCGCAGATGATCCACTTCATCGCGCCGGATGGCAGCTTCGGTCCCTTCGTCCATCCCTCGATCCTGAAACGCGATCCCGAGACGCTGGAGATGCGCTACGTGCCGGACGAGAGCCGGGTGGTGCGCCTGCGCCTCTTCGGCCAGGGCTACGAGTACAACCTCCTCGGCCTCTTCCCCACCCGCGTCCACCTCCTGGCCCCGGGCGAGCCGGGGCAGGTGGTGCTGCCGCTGGGCGCCGACCGGCTGGGGCGCTGCGTCTATTCCCGCATCATGCAGGGGGCGCAGATCTCGCTCTCGGTGGGCCTCGTCGGCGTCTTCCTGTCGCTGACGCTGGGCATCATCCTGGGCGGCGTTTCCGGCTATTACGGCGGCTGGGTGGATGCCGCCGTGCAGCGCGCGGTGGAATTCGTGCTCTCGCTGCCCTCCATCCCCATCTGGCTCGCCGCCTCGGCCGCGCTGCCGCATGACTGGCCGGCGACGCTCAACTACTTCATGATCACGCTGATCCTCTCGCTCACCGGCTGGGCGCAGCTCGCCCGTGTGGTGCGCGGCCGCTTCCTCAGCCTGCGGACGGAGGATTTCGTGGCGGCGGCGCGGCTGGACGGCGCCTCGGAGAAGCGGGTCATCTTCCGCCACATGCTGCCCTCCTTCGCCAGCCACATCATCGCCTCGGTGACGCTGGCCATCCCAGCGATGATCCTGGCGGAGACCTCGCTCTCCTTCCTGGGCCTCGGGCTGCAGCCGCCCACCATCTCCTGGGGCGTGCTGCTGCGGGAGGCCCAGAACATCCGCTCCATCGCCACCGCGCCCTGGCTCTTCGCCCCCGGCGTCGCCGTGGTGCTGGCCGTGATCGCCCTCAACTTCCTGGGAGACGGTCTGCGCGACGCCGCGGACCCGTACAACAAATGA
- a CDS encoding ABC transporter permease, producing MLKFILKRLAWMVPALLVVSFLAFVLIQLPPGDYVTTYIATLAASNETVDQNTAAELRERFGLDQPMLVQYVKWIGNILLHGDFGLSFEWQQPVSGLIWERMALTLVLTFATLLLTWAIALPLGVFSAVRKYTIGDYVLTFFSFVGLAIPSFLLAIVLMYVAAVEWGQEVGGLFSDEYVSAPWSMAKLLDLFSHLWIPVVILAVSGTASLVRVMRANMLDELHRPYVTTARAKGLSEFHLLVKYPMRVALNPFISTIAWLLPNLVSGSIIVAIVLNLPTAGPMLLQSLMSQDMYLAGAFVLLICVLTLLGSLISDILLAIADPRIRLE from the coding sequence ATGCTGAAATTCATCCTCAAGCGCCTGGCCTGGATGGTGCCCGCCCTGCTGGTGGTCTCCTTCCTGGCCTTCGTGCTGATCCAGCTTCCACCCGGCGACTATGTGACGACCTATATCGCCACCCTCGCCGCCTCCAACGAGACGGTGGACCAGAACACCGCCGCCGAACTGCGCGAACGCTTCGGCCTGGACCAGCCGATGCTGGTCCAGTACGTGAAGTGGATCGGCAACATCCTCCTGCACGGGGATTTCGGGCTGAGCTTCGAATGGCAGCAGCCGGTCAGCGGGCTGATCTGGGAGCGCATGGCGCTGACCCTGGTGCTGACCTTCGCCACGCTGCTGCTGACCTGGGCCATCGCCCTGCCGCTCGGCGTCTTCTCGGCGGTGAGGAAGTACACGATCGGCGACTATGTGCTGACCTTCTTCTCCTTCGTCGGCCTGGCCATCCCCTCCTTCCTCCTGGCCATCGTGCTGATGTACGTGGCCGCGGTGGAATGGGGGCAGGAGGTCGGCGGCCTCTTCTCCGACGAGTATGTCAGCGCGCCCTGGAGCATGGCGAAGCTGCTCGACCTGTTCTCGCATCTCTGGATCCCGGTGGTGATCCTCGCCGTCTCCGGCACGGCGAGCCTGGTGCGCGTGATGCGGGCGAACATGCTGGATGAGCTGCATCGCCCCTATGTCACCACCGCCCGGGCCAAGGGCCTCTCGGAATTCCATCTGCTGGTGAAGTACCCGATGCGGGTGGCGCTGAACCCCTTCATCTCCACCATCGCCTGGCTGCTGCCGAACCTCGTCTCCGGCTCCATCATCGTGGCCATCGTGCTGAACCTGCCGACGGCGGGCCCGATGCTGCTGCAGTCGCTGATGAGCCAGGACATGTACCTGGCCGGCGCCTTCGTGCTGCTGATCTGCGTGCTGACCCTGCTGGGCTCCCTGATCAGCGACATCCTCCTCGCCATCGCCGATCCGCGCATCCGGCTGGAGTAG
- a CDS encoding ABC transporter substrate-binding protein → MSEYEESRPRAVPESCRLERRRLLQGAVGATVAMALPGIASAQGAAAKESPDLAKLVAEKKLPPLAERLPKTPLVVQVEKVGHYGGTLRRGLRGSADHNGILKIVGNQGLVRWNLAYTEVLPSVAERWEINADATEFTFHLRPGMRWSDGHPFTADDVVFAIEDCAKNTELYRSPPSAIVIANKAGTAEKVDDNTVRFRFAAPYAMFMEALATPLGQYPTLFPKHYCGQFHPKYGTGVAEAAKAAGMSDWAALFRAKCGDVEIPARWGNPEKPVLDPWVIREPYTGGATRVVLERNPYFWQVDTAGSQLPYIDRLNLGISQDVESLMIDAVSGKLDIQDRHIDSLQNKPTLSRNMQKGGYHLVELIGASSQQMQIYLNLTHKDPQMRAMFGNKGFRQALSHGINRAEIIELVYLGQSEPWQMGPRPGHPWYHEALGRQFTQYDPARANAMLDELGYNKKDGQGFRLRPDGQKVFFAVDVIPTLAPDQVDALELVKRHWAAIGVDIKVNTIERALYYTRGDNNDHDAATWAGPGGLDPMIDPRDYFAQHPQGTRYGLPWAQWYVSGGKEGMEPPEHQKKRMQLFDQARGTADLGKRGEIMKQVFDIAAEAFEPIGVCLYCNSFGVVRNNLQNVPPRYPNSWSWPNPGPALPQQFFFSS, encoded by the coding sequence ATGTCCGAGTACGAGGAAAGCCGCCCCCGCGCGGTCCCTGAATCCTGCCGCCTGGAGCGTCGCCGCCTGTTGCAGGGCGCCGTCGGCGCCACGGTGGCCATGGCCCTGCCGGGCATCGCTTCCGCACAAGGCGCGGCGGCGAAGGAGTCGCCTGACCTGGCCAAGCTGGTGGCGGAGAAGAAGCTGCCGCCCCTGGCCGAGCGCCTGCCGAAGACGCCGCTGGTGGTGCAGGTCGAGAAGGTCGGCCATTATGGCGGCACGCTGCGGCGCGGGCTGCGCGGCTCCGCAGACCATAACGGCATCCTGAAGATCGTCGGCAACCAGGGGCTGGTGCGCTGGAACCTCGCCTATACCGAGGTGCTGCCGAGCGTCGCCGAGCGCTGGGAGATCAACGCCGACGCGACGGAATTCACCTTCCACCTGCGCCCCGGCATGCGGTGGTCGGACGGGCATCCCTTCACGGCGGACGACGTCGTCTTCGCCATCGAGGATTGCGCCAAGAACACCGAGCTGTACCGCTCGCCGCCCTCGGCCATCGTCATCGCCAACAAGGCCGGCACGGCGGAGAAGGTGGACGACAACACGGTCCGCTTCCGCTTCGCTGCGCCCTACGCCATGTTCATGGAGGCGCTGGCCACGCCGCTCGGCCAGTATCCGACGCTGTTTCCGAAGCACTACTGCGGCCAGTTCCACCCCAAATACGGCACGGGCGTCGCGGAGGCCGCGAAGGCGGCCGGCATGTCCGACTGGGCCGCGCTGTTCCGCGCGAAATGCGGCGATGTCGAGATCCCCGCGCGCTGGGGCAATCCGGAGAAGCCGGTGCTCGACCCCTGGGTGATCCGCGAGCCCTATACCGGCGGCGCGACGCGCGTGGTGCTGGAACGCAACCCGTATTTCTGGCAGGTCGATACGGCGGGCAGCCAGCTCCCCTATATCGACCGGCTGAACCTCGGCATCTCGCAGGATGTCGAATCCCTGATGATCGATGCCGTCTCCGGCAAGCTCGACATCCAGGACCGGCATATCGACAGCCTGCAGAACAAGCCGACCCTGTCGCGCAACATGCAGAAGGGCGGCTACCATCTGGTGGAACTGATCGGCGCCTCCTCGCAGCAGATGCAGATCTACCTGAACCTGACGCACAAGGACCCGCAGATGCGGGCCATGTTCGGCAACAAGGGCTTCCGGCAGGCGCTGTCCCATGGCATCAACCGGGCGGAAATTATCGAGCTCGTCTATCTCGGCCAGTCCGAGCCCTGGCAGATGGGGCCGCGCCCGGGCCATCCCTGGTATCACGAGGCCCTGGGCCGCCAGTTCACCCAGTACGACCCGGCCAGGGCCAATGCCATGCTGGACGAGCTCGGCTACAACAAGAAGGACGGGCAGGGCTTCCGTCTGCGGCCGGACGGGCAGAAGGTCTTCTTCGCCGTCGATGTCATCCCGACCCTGGCGCCGGACCAAGTGGATGCGCTGGAGCTGGTGAAGCGCCACTGGGCCGCGATCGGCGTGGACATCAAGGTCAACACCATCGAGCGCGCCCTCTATTACACGCGTGGCGACAACAACGACCACGACGCGGCCACCTGGGCCGGGCCGGGCGGGCTCGACCCGATGATCGACCCGCGCGACTATTTCGCGCAGCATCCGCAGGGCACGCGCTACGGCCTGCCCTGGGCGCAGTGGTACGTGTCCGGCGGCAAGGAAGGGATGGAGCCGCCCGAACACCAGAAGAAGCGCATGCAGCTCTTCGATCAGGCGCGCGGCACGGCGGATCTCGGCAAGCGCGGCGAGATCATGAAGCAGGTCTTCGACATCGCCGCCGAGGCCTTCGAGCCGATCGGTGTCTGCCTCTACTGCAACTCCTTCGGCGTGGTGCGGAACAACCTGCAGAACGTGCCCCCGCGCTATCCCAATTCCTGGTCCTGGCCCAATCCGGGCCCGGCCCTGCCGCAGCAGTTCTTCTTCTCGTCGTAG
- a CDS encoding mannonate dehydratase has product MHLGTQVPARDDDDYRVMAQLGIRHVCADPPGNPHDWTLDTLLHFRDRIGGFGLSLDMVQLPLSSRPIEQQHSPDILSAGPDRDRQIDSICRLIERLAEAGIPAAKYNLNIIGIPRTPLESSRGGAMSEAFRWEKADHDAPPTLAGILPEEENWARIDYFLERVVPVAESNRVRLACHPHDPYTPPGYRGVTRVLGTVEGMKRFVLMRESPYHGLNFCQGTVGEMLDDPRREVGDVIRWFGERKKIFNVHFRNIRGGKLSFMETFPEDGDMDMWESLKIYGETGYEHMIMPDHVPTISGRDPRDTAFAFCYGYITGLLQALGRLDSKAD; this is encoded by the coding sequence ATGCATCTCGGCACCCAGGTTCCCGCTCGCGACGACGACGACTACCGCGTGATGGCGCAGCTCGGCATCCGCCATGTCTGCGCCGATCCACCGGGCAATCCGCATGACTGGACGCTCGACACGCTGCTGCACTTCCGCGACAGGATCGGGGGCTTCGGCCTGTCGCTCGACATGGTGCAGCTGCCGCTGTCCTCGCGCCCGATCGAGCAGCAGCACAGCCCCGACATCCTGTCCGCCGGGCCGGACCGGGATCGGCAGATCGACAGCATCTGCCGCCTGATCGAGCGGCTGGCCGAGGCCGGCATCCCCGCCGCCAAGTACAACCTCAACATCATCGGCATCCCGCGCACCCCCCTGGAGTCGAGCCGGGGCGGCGCGATGAGCGAGGCCTTCCGCTGGGAGAAGGCCGATCATGATGCGCCGCCCACCCTGGCGGGCATCCTGCCGGAAGAGGAGAACTGGGCGCGCATCGACTATTTCCTCGAACGTGTCGTGCCGGTGGCGGAGAGCAACCGCGTTCGCCTCGCCTGCCATCCGCACGATCCCTACACGCCGCCGGGCTATCGCGGCGTGACGCGCGTGCTGGGCACGGTGGAGGGAATGAAGCGTTTCGTGCTGATGCGCGAGAGCCCGTATCACGGCCTGAACTTCTGCCAGGGCACGGTGGGTGAGATGCTGGACGACCCAAGGCGCGAGGTCGGCGACGTCATCCGCTGGTTCGGCGAACGGAAGAAAATCTTCAACGTCCATTTCCGCAACATCCGCGGCGGGAAGCTGTCCTTCATGGAGACCTTCCCGGAGGATGGCGACATGGACATGTGGGAGTCGCTGAAGATCTACGGCGAGACCGGCTATGAGCACATGATCATGCCGGACCATGTGCCGACCATCAGCGGGCGCGATCCCCGGGATACGGCCTTCGCCTTCTGCTACGGCTACATCACCGGGCTTCTGCAAGCGCTTGGTCGCCTGGACAGCAAAGCTGATTGA